One segment of Vagococcus martis DNA contains the following:
- the opp3C gene encoding oligopeptide ABC transporter permease: MEKINVKDIPKDLFKPLPPSKDLEREKISAPSLNFMQDSWRRLKKNKAAVVSMILLVIVAIVAFGSIWITPHNPTKQNPQYINLPPKIPGVSINGFNGTAIVGGNRVDKYEQAKVPEGEYFILGTDGLGRDELSRLLMGTRMSLIIALTAAFLDLTFGVIYGLISGVKGGRVDTVMQRILEILSGIPNLVVMILMLMIFKPGMLSIILAMIITGWITMARIVRAQTLKIKDQEYVLAATTLGEKQSKIAFKHVLPNISGVIIVQMMFSIPSAIFFEAFLSFIGLGLTPPTASLGTLLNEGYKTFRFLPHLMWAPAITLSVIMICFNLLADGLRDAFDPKMND, translated from the coding sequence ATGGAAAAAATAAATGTTAAAGATATACCAAAAGACTTGTTTAAACCATTACCCCCTTCAAAAGATTTAGAAAGAGAAAAAATTAGTGCCCCATCACTAAACTTCATGCAGGATTCATGGAGACGTTTAAAGAAAAATAAAGCAGCAGTTGTGTCGATGATTTTATTAGTGATTGTCGCAATTGTAGCATTTGGGTCAATCTGGATTACGCCACACAATCCAACTAAACAAAATCCACAATACATTAACTTGCCTCCAAAAATTCCTGGGGTATCAATCAATGGATTTAACGGAACAGCTATTGTGGGTGGTAACAGAGTAGATAAGTACGAACAAGCTAAAGTACCAGAAGGTGAGTATTTCATTTTAGGAACAGATGGTTTAGGACGAGATGAATTATCTCGTTTATTGATGGGGACACGCATGTCTTTAATTATTGCCTTAACTGCCGCCTTTCTTGATTTAACGTTCGGTGTTATTTACGGACTGATATCGGGGGTGAAGGGTGGACGAGTCGATACCGTCATGCAGCGTATATTAGAGATTTTATCTGGTATACCAAACTTAGTTGTGATGATTTTAATGTTAATGATTTTTAAACCAGGGATGTTATCCATTATTTTAGCGATGATTATAACAGGTTGGATTACAATGGCTCGTATTGTCAGAGCACAGACACTTAAAATTAAAGACCAAGAATATGTTTTAGCCGCGACAACTTTAGGAGAAAAACAATCTAAAATTGCGTTTAAACACGTGTTACCAAATATTTCCGGGGTAATTATTGTTCAGATGATGTTTAGTATCCCGTCAGCGATTTTCTTTGAAGCCTTTTTAAGTTTTATCGGGTTAGGTTTAACACCACCGACAGCTTCTTTAGGAACGTTACTTAACGAAGGATACAAAACATTTAGATTTTTACCTCATTTAATGTGGGCACCAGCAATCACACTATCCGTTATCATGATTTGTTTTAATCTGCTAGCAGATGGGTTGCGTGATGCGTTTGATCCGAAAATGAACGACTAA
- a CDS encoding ABC transporter ATP-binding protein, translating into MTVEKILEVKDLNISFDTFAGEVHAIRGVNFDLHKGETLAIVGESGSGKSVTSRAIMRLLANNANITKGDILFKGENLLNKTEKEMQSIRGKDIAMIFQDPMTSLDPTMNIGNQVAESLRKHKKISKKEALDRALDLLKLVGIPNAEKRLKNYPHQFSGGQRQRIVIAIALICYPEILIADEPTTALDVTIQAQIIELMKDIQKKIQTSIIFITHDLGVVANVADRVAVMYGGRIVEIGTSDEVFYNPQHPYTWGLLSSMPTLETKEEKLYAIPGSPPDLLDPPTGDAFYPRNRYAMEIDKLEAPPFFEVSPTHYAATWLLAPGAPKVTPPLEIVKRQEEYKKRFA; encoded by the coding sequence ATGACAGTAGAAAAAATATTAGAAGTAAAAGATTTAAATATTTCATTTGATACTTTTGCTGGTGAAGTTCATGCGATTCGTGGAGTTAACTTTGATTTACATAAAGGCGAAACACTTGCTATTGTTGGTGAGTCTGGGTCTGGTAAATCAGTTACATCAAGAGCGATTATGCGATTATTGGCGAATAACGCCAACATCACTAAAGGAGATATTTTATTTAAAGGTGAAAACTTGCTAAATAAAACGGAAAAAGAGATGCAATCCATTCGAGGAAAAGATATTGCGATGATTTTTCAGGATCCGATGACGTCTCTTGACCCAACAATGAATATAGGAAATCAAGTAGCAGAGTCACTTAGAAAACATAAAAAAATTAGTAAAAAAGAAGCATTGGATCGAGCACTAGATTTACTTAAATTAGTTGGTATTCCGAACGCTGAGAAACGTTTGAAGAATTATCCTCACCAATTTTCAGGAGGGCAACGTCAACGTATCGTTATTGCGATTGCCTTGATTTGTTATCCAGAAATTCTGATAGCTGATGAGCCAACAACAGCTTTGGATGTGACCATTCAAGCTCAGATTATTGAATTGATGAAAGACATTCAAAAGAAAATTCAAACATCTATCATTTTTATTACCCATGATTTAGGCGTAGTGGCAAATGTTGCCGATAGAGTCGCGGTTATGTACGGAGGACGAATTGTGGAGATTGGGACTTCAGATGAAGTGTTCTATAATCCACAACATCCTTATACGTGGGGGTTACTAAGTTCGATGCCAACACTTGAAACAAAAGAAGAAAAACTATATGCCATCCCAGGCTCTCCACCAGATTTATTGGATCCACCAACAGGGGATGCTTTCTATCCAAGAAATAGATATGCGATGGAAATCGATAAACTTGAAGCTCCACCATTCTTTGAAGTGTCGCCGACTCATTATGCAGCGACTTGGTTACTTGCACCAGGCGCACCAAAAGTGACACCGCCATTAGAGATTGTCAAACGCCAAGAAGAATACAAAAAAAGATTTGCGTAA
- the opp3b gene encoding oligopeptide ABC transporter permease, protein MGNFAKYFLKRVGYMLLTLWLIITITFFLMKLLPGSPYANQEKLSPEQKEILDKQAGLDKPVIEQYGIYMTNVVKGDFGTSFQFKNQPVSKLLKERVGPSVQLGAQAIIFGTLVGILLGAIAAMRQNTWVDTIATLIAILGRSIPNFVFAVLLQYVFAIKLGVLPIAKWDQGFASTILPTLALAMSPLADSARFIRTEMVEVLSSDYIELAKAKGLSRMQVVFRHGLRNSLIPLITLLGPLAVSLMTGSLVVENIFAIPGIGEQFVKSIMTNDYPTIMAVTILFSTMLVVVILIVDLLYGVVDPRIRVSEGGKD, encoded by the coding sequence ATGGGGAATTTTGCTAAGTACTTTCTTAAGCGGGTAGGATACATGCTATTAACATTATGGTTAATTATTACCATTACATTCTTTTTAATGAAATTATTACCAGGATCACCATATGCTAATCAAGAAAAACTATCCCCTGAACAAAAAGAAATTTTGGATAAACAAGCTGGGTTAGATAAACCAGTCATTGAACAGTACGGTATTTATATGACAAATGTTGTTAAAGGCGATTTTGGAACATCTTTCCAATTTAAAAACCAACCTGTTTCAAAACTCTTGAAAGAACGTGTGGGACCATCTGTTCAGCTTGGTGCTCAAGCGATTATTTTCGGGACGTTAGTTGGGATTCTACTAGGAGCAATTGCTGCGATGCGGCAAAACACGTGGGTGGATACTATCGCCACCTTGATAGCAATACTCGGGCGATCGATACCGAACTTCGTCTTTGCCGTATTATTACAATACGTGTTTGCCATTAAACTTGGCGTGTTACCAATTGCTAAATGGGATCAAGGATTTGCCTCTACGATTTTACCGACACTTGCCTTAGCGATGTCTCCACTAGCTGACTCGGCAAGGTTTATCAGAACAGAGATGGTCGAAGTATTAAGCAGTGATTACATTGAATTAGCTAAAGCTAAAGGGTTAAGTCGTATGCAAGTAGTGTTTAGACATGGACTAAGAAATAGTTTAATTCCGTTAATCACGCTGTTAGGGCCATTAGCCGTTTCACTGATGACAGGATCACTAGTAGTTGAGAATATTTTTGCGATACCAGGAATTGGTGAGCAGTTTGTAAAATCAATTATGACAAATGACTACCCAACAATCATGGCCGTAACGATTCTATTTTCAACAATGTTAGTCGTAGTGATATTAATTGTTGACTTATTATATGGCGTTGTTGACCCAAGAATTCGAGTATCAGAAGGAGGAAAAGATTAA
- a CDS encoding peptide ABC transporter substrate-binding protein: MKKKIKYLLMSATVLTLVACGNNTAKNDTSSKNTSGGTEELADEQIFTVNVPQEMPTADLSLSTDVISSVALNNVYEGIYRLNDKQELEPAGAKEKVEISEDGLTYKVKLREESKWSDGEPVTAKDYVYGWQRTVDPKTQSEYAYLHGAVKNAEAITAGKKDKSELGIKAVGDYELEITLEQPTPYFEKLLSFSTFLPQRQDIVEKYGDKYASTSENAVYNGPFVLAEFDGPGTDTEWAYEKNDTYWDKDNVKLDKIKVSVVKSDATSLSLYEDGQVEDIKLNGELAQQMANSEDFVTDKEAGVRYLELNQNDKDSPFKNENFRKAVAYSINREALATQILSDGSVAATGLVPTGVAEGPSSKKDFSEETKNKVGYDATKAKDYWEKAKKELGKDKFEINILSSDDDSTKKATEFIKGSLEDELDGLTVELSPVPFAVRLERSNSGDFSTVYGGWVADYADPSSFVDLFVTGSSYNRGKYSNPEYDKKIESAGVTNVSDPEKRWQDMVDAENIIMKDMGMIPLIQSAEAHLRSPKIKNVVVHPAGARYDYKWAYKVK; the protein is encoded by the coding sequence ATGAAAAAGAAAATAAAGTATTTACTGATGTCTGCAACAGTACTAACTCTTGTAGCCTGTGGTAATAATACAGCAAAAAACGATACTAGTAGTAAAAATACTTCAGGAGGTACAGAAGAATTAGCAGATGAACAAATTTTTACGGTTAACGTGCCACAAGAAATGCCAACAGCTGATTTATCATTAAGTACGGATGTTATTAGTTCCGTTGCGTTAAATAATGTATATGAAGGAATTTACCGTTTAAATGATAAACAAGAACTTGAACCAGCTGGTGCAAAAGAAAAAGTGGAAATCAGTGAAGATGGTCTAACGTATAAAGTAAAATTACGTGAAGAGTCTAAATGGTCTGATGGCGAGCCTGTTACGGCGAAAGATTATGTTTATGGTTGGCAACGTACAGTTGATCCCAAAACACAGTCTGAATATGCTTACCTTCATGGTGCAGTGAAAAATGCTGAAGCAATCACTGCTGGTAAAAAGGATAAAAGTGAATTAGGAATTAAAGCGGTTGGTGATTATGAGCTAGAGATTACCTTGGAGCAACCAACACCTTATTTCGAAAAACTATTATCATTTTCAACATTCTTACCACAACGTCAAGATATTGTAGAAAAATATGGTGATAAATACGCATCAACAAGTGAAAATGCTGTATACAATGGGCCATTTGTTTTAGCTGAGTTTGATGGACCTGGTACTGATACAGAGTGGGCATACGAAAAAAATGATACTTATTGGGATAAAGACAACGTGAAATTAGATAAGATTAAAGTAAGTGTTGTTAAATCTGATGCAACCAGTCTAAGTCTTTATGAAGATGGACAAGTTGAGGATATTAAACTAAATGGTGAATTAGCACAACAAATGGCAAACAGCGAAGATTTTGTCACTGATAAAGAAGCAGGTGTCCGCTACTTAGAATTAAATCAAAATGACAAAGACTCACCATTTAAAAATGAGAACTTTAGAAAAGCTGTTGCTTATTCAATTAATCGTGAGGCATTAGCGACACAAATTTTATCAGATGGTTCTGTTGCTGCTACAGGTTTAGTTCCAACAGGTGTTGCTGAGGGACCAAGTAGTAAAAAAGACTTCTCTGAAGAAACAAAGAATAAAGTGGGCTATGACGCCACAAAAGCGAAAGATTATTGGGAAAAAGCGAAAAAAGAATTAGGTAAAGATAAATTTGAAATCAACATCTTATCTTCTGATGATGATTCAACTAAAAAAGCAACTGAATTTATTAAAGGATCACTTGAAGATGAGTTAGATGGTCTAACAGTTGAATTAAGTCCAGTACCATTTGCTGTTCGTCTAGAACGTTCAAATAGTGGTGACTTTAGTACAGTATATGGTGGATGGGTAGCAGATTATGCTGATCCAAGTAGTTTTGTTGATTTATTTGTTACAGGAAGTTCATATAATAGAGGGAAATACTCAAACCCTGAGTATGATAAAAAAATCGAATCAGCAGGTGTAACAAATGTCTCTGACCCTGAAAAACGTTGGCAAGATATGGTTGATGCAGAAAATATCATCATGAAAGATATGGGAATGATTCCATTAATCCAATCTGCAGAAGCGCATTTAAGATCACCTAAAATTAAAAATGTCGTGGTTCATCCAGCGGGAGCTCGTTATGACTATAAATGGGCTTATAAAGTAAAATAG
- a CDS encoding DUF3899 domain-containing protein, whose translation MSKKTIISLLICYLIVPFFKLITGQPITKIALSNGYFILSLGFLIVAGMIIVFSSGFFDRFQEQLHHLFHRRKNREKEEFTPFSTTFSFSPAYWLIVGVILAASSLLLIII comes from the coding sequence ATGTCTAAAAAAACGATTATCAGTTTACTTATTTGTTACCTTATTGTTCCATTTTTTAAGCTTATTACTGGCCAACCTATTACAAAAATAGCCTTATCTAACGGGTATTTTATACTCTCTTTAGGCTTTTTGATTGTTGCTGGAATGATTATTGTCTTCTCATCTGGTTTTTTCGACCGATTCCAAGAACAATTGCATCATTTATTCCATCGTAGAAAAAATAGAGAAAAGGAAGAGTTCACTCCCTTTTCTACGACATTTTCATTTTCTCCAGCTTACTGGTTGATAGTAGGTGTCATCCTAGCAGCTAGTAGCTTACTACTAATAATCATCTAA